A stretch of Megalobrama amblycephala isolate DHTTF-2021 linkage group LG14, ASM1881202v1, whole genome shotgun sequence DNA encodes these proteins:
- the LOC125246327 gene encoding uncharacterized protein LOC125246327: MMDVEEQITVTLTILHRVLATVFIDGKEIWRKLFTVGSIGELIASAKTELSLDKFQIHYIASNTQDILEGSVQPLQCHSSDVTRTGTPTGLLTLLEEKAPTILREHEETKTLSISSRKFLVKVAVSDLVEKHGFYPFGTEKLALAKEIVSLFPSLRIQVPFGENEGHEHFFDGPSHSGFIENIRRKLQQNQRMYSLKRRHCTLQPSLPSQDETVPSEWLTLIKRMRPSPENSSSIKAAVEQTFSYRRKWITSKSPTVAEIFKEYPRFLDMPALVIDMLN; the protein is encoded by the exons ATGATGGATGTCGAGGAACAAATTACAGTTACTCTAACAATTTTACACAGAGTGCTTGCAACTGTCTTCATAGACGGAAAGGAAATATGGAGAAAACTATTCACAGTTGGAAGTATCGGAGAACTGATAGCCTCAGCCAAAACTGAGCTGTCTCTTGACAAATTTCAAATACATTATATTGCAAGCAACACCCAGGATATATTAGAAGGAAGTGTTCAACCATTACAG TGTCATTCATCAGATGTAACTCGTACTGGCACCCCAACTGGATTGCTTACACTGCTTGAAGAAAAAGCCCCTACAATCCTGAGAGAACACGAAGAGACAAAGACACTTTCTATTTCCTCAAGAAAGTTTCTTGTTAAAGTTGCTGTCAGTGACCTCGTTGAGAAACATGGATT cTATCCATTTGGTACAGAAAAGCTGGCACTAGCAAAGGAGATTGTGTCATTGTTCCCCTCGTTAAGGATTCAAGTGCCCTTTGGTGAAAATGAGGGACAT GAGCATTTTTTTGATGGGCCATCACACAGTGGCTTTATAGAGAACATCAGACGGAAGCTTCAACAGAACCAGCGGATGTACAGTTTGAAACGTCGTCATTGTACACTGCAACCTTCTTTGCCGAGTCAAGATGAAACTGTGCCAAGTGAGTGGTTGACCCTGATAAAAAGGATGCGACCGTCACCAGAGAATTCATCATCAATAAAGGCTGCAGTTGAACAAACCTTCAGTTACCGAAGGAAATGGATAACAAGCAAATCCCCAACTGTTGCTGAAATCTTCAAAGAATATCCCAGATTTCTTGACATGCCCGCCTTGGTAATAGACATGCTCAACTAA